The Streptomyces sp. NBC_01276 genome contains the following window.
CACTGCCTGCTCGGGGGTTCAAGCAGTGCCGGGTCCGTTTGATCAGCCTAGATGAACTTTACGAAACGCCGCAATACGGACACTTGGGACTTATCTCCGCACATCTGTACGCCGCACGTGCATCGGGCCTTACGGGGCAACGCGACCGTTGCCGTTGAAGGCGGCGTAGGTCAGCGGCATGAGCTTGGCCCACTCCCGCTCCATCTTCTCGCCGACCATCTCGATCTCCCGCTGCGGGAAGGACGGCACCGCCGCCAGCTCGTGCTGCGTGCGCAGACCGAGGAAGTGCATGAGCGAGCGCGCGTTGCACGTGGCGTACATCGAGGAGAAGAGGCCCACCGGCAGGACCGCACGGGCCACCTCGCGAGCGACGCCGGCCGCGAGCATCTCCTGGTACGCCTCGTAGGCCTGGCGGTACGAGTCCTCCATGACCCGGCCCGTCAGCTCCTGCTGCGCCTCGGTGCCCTCGACGAAGACGTACTTGCCCGGACGGCCCTCCTGGACGAGCTTGCGCTCCGCGTCGGGGACGTAGAAGACCGGCTGGAGCTCCCTGTAGCGGCCGGACTCCTCGTTGTAGGACCAGCCCACCCGGTGGCGCATGAACTCGCGGAACACGAAGATCGGGGCGCTGATGAAGAAGGTCATCGAGTTGTGCTCGAAGGGGCTGCCGTGGCGGTCGCGCATCAGGTAGTTGATGAGGCCCTTGGAGCGCTCGGGGTCCTTCTGCAGCTCCTCCAGGGACTGCTCGCCCGCCGTGGAGACGCGGGCGGCCCACAGCACGTCGGAGTCGGCGGCGGAGTGCTTCACCAGCTCCACCGTCACATCGCTGCGGAAGCTGGGTTTCTGGTCTGAAGCGGCGGTCTCGCTCACGCGGGGTCCTTCCGAACGGGTCTTTCCTGGGGCGCGCCCACTCTACGGCGCAGACCGGGGGCGGCCGCGCAGGCACCGGGACCTCCGGAGGGCCGCTCCGGGCGCACCCGCGTCACCCGACCGGCTGACGGACCGCCATGAATTTTGGTTAATGTCCCGAATTTCGGCACCGATTGGGCGCTCCGCTCGTCTTACAGGGAGAACATGTTCCGTCCTGTCCGCAGTGCCCCCAGGGGCCCGACCGTGAGGAGAGTCGCTCCCGATGTTTCGCCGGCGCGAACCAGTCCCCTTCGCCTTCGTCGCCGAGGCCGACCGATTCCGCAGTAACGTCACTCCGCCGCCGCGCGAGAGTCTGAGCAAGACCCAGATCGCCGCCCGTAGTCTGGTCGGACTGACCGTGGTGGCAGGGCTCGTCGGCTCGCTGCTCTTCGGGATGCCCGCACTGCAGCCGTACAAGGCGACCGAGAAGGCGCAGCAGTCGGAGGCGTCCGAGGGGCGGTAGCCTCACGGGCACAGTCCAACCGAACGTGCATGTGAGTGAGGTCCAGCCGTGCCCCTGCCCTTCTTGACGGCCGACGGCGTATTCGACGCACACGAGGACGAAGCCCTCCCCCATGCGGATCCCGAACGCTGGCGGCGCCCCTACCGGCCCGGCCCCTGGCGGGTCGCCGGCGCGGCGCTGCTGCTCCTGGTCTCCGCCTTCATGCTGCTGGCCACGGTGATCATCGCCTTCGCCGGCACCTGGAGCGGCGCCGCCGTCGCCGGGGCGGCTTCGCTCACCGTGATCGGCTGTGCGTTGCGCATGCTGCGCACGGGCGTGTGGGTGAGCCCGGCGGGACTCCGCCGGGTCGGGTTCTTCGGGACCCGCTCGATCGCCTGGAGCGAGATCGAAACGGTCCGCAAGGTCCAGCAGCCGGTGCGCTGGCTGGGGCTGCCGAGGACCGTGCAGGGACAGGCCCTTACGGTGGCCGGGCACGGCGGCGCGGAGCTCCCGGTGCTGCTGACCGACCACAGCGCCGACTTCCTGTCCCGGGGCGAGGCCTTCGACCGCGCGGCCGGCCGGGTCGAGGCGTGGGCCCGGGAGTACCGGGCCGTGCCCGCCTGACGGCGGGGAGCGGCCCGCCCTGTGGGGCCCGTACGGGGATCAGACCTGTACGGGCCCTTCGTGTGCCGGCCGGGCGGCGTGCAGGGCGATCGCCCGCTGCATCGCCTTGCGGGCCCGCGGGGTGTCGCGGGCGTCGTGGTAGGCCACGGCGAGCCGGAACCAG
Protein-coding sequences here:
- a CDS encoding PH domain-containing protein, with product MPLPFLTADGVFDAHEDEALPHADPERWRRPYRPGPWRVAGAALLLLVSAFMLLATVIIAFAGTWSGAAVAGAASLTVIGCALRMLRTGVWVSPAGLRRVGFFGTRSIAWSEIETVRKVQQPVRWLGLPRTVQGQALTVAGHGGAELPVLLTDHSADFLSRGEAFDRAAGRVEAWAREYRAVPA
- the thyX gene encoding FAD-dependent thymidylate synthase, giving the protein MSETAASDQKPSFRSDVTVELVKHSAADSDVLWAARVSTAGEQSLEELQKDPERSKGLINYLMRDRHGSPFEHNSMTFFISAPIFVFREFMRHRVGWSYNEESGRYRELQPVFYVPDAERKLVQEGRPGKYVFVEGTEAQQELTGRVMEDSYRQAYEAYQEMLAAGVAREVARAVLPVGLFSSMYATCNARSLMHFLGLRTQHELAAVPSFPQREIEMVGEKMEREWAKLMPLTYAAFNGNGRVAP